In Arthrobacter sp. CJ23, the genomic window TCGGCGTTCTCGGCCAGGAAGCCGTAGCCGGGGTGGATGGCGTCGGCGCCGGACTGCTTGGCCACCTCGATCAGCTTGTCCATGACCAGGTAGGATTCCGCAGCGGTGTTGCCGCCCAGGGCGTAGGCCTCGTCCGCCAGGCGGACGTGCAGGGCATCGCGGTCGGGGTCGGCGTAGACGGCTACGGAGGCGATGCCTTCGTCCCGGGCTGCACGGATGATGCGGACCGCGATTTCGCCGCGGTTGGCAATCAAGACCTTGGTGAGAGGGCTGGAAATGGGCTGCGCCGGGTTAGCTGACAAGTTGACTCCTTCTGTCCTCCAAGGAGACTAGCGCGGTTTTGAGGGTTCCGCCCATATTGATGGGGGATTCCGTGTGTGAAGGGGCGATGCTTTGTAGGGTTGCTACAAAGAGGGGTGTGCGGGCCGCAGAAGCAAGGAAAGAAATACCTCCCCTGCCTTCTCCACCTCGAAACCCTTCCGTTGGTAGAGGGCCAGAGCTGCGGGATTCCCGCGTGCAACCGTCAGGCGGACGTCCAGCCAAGCAGTGCCCGCAGCCTCGCAGAGATTGTCGAGGAGCCGCCCGCCCAGGCCGGCGCCGCGGAATTCC contains:
- a CDS encoding N-acetyltransferase; this translates as MQQRTQDQQWSGLWGGYGNAIVEFDGVPAGRMWTAWSTREVRLVDFALLPEFRGAGLGGRLLDNLCEAAGTAWLDVRLTVARGNPAALALYQRKGFEVEKAGEVFLSLLLRPAHPSL